The following proteins are encoded in a genomic region of Phycisphaerales bacterium:
- a CDS encoding GC-type dockerin domain-anchored protein gives MRGCTGSRCCVIGVIVALCLSAPVLAQFEEVAALRPGDLEESDEFGSAVALLDDRLLISAPGADGTPGSGDRQGAAYLFDVATRTLVARLADAGFGLFEDYGASVALGPTVAIVGAPNGDLGGSDGLIFIYDARDGTLQDLYRVGGLDATDDFGGAVAIDGEVAVVGAIRADGVQTNSGAAFLIDLTDPTDPQELSQLDPADGRFSDEIGTAVAIDGNLVLVGAPRKGVAGAAYLFDITDPAAPIELVKMTPPGTGSGGLFGAALAIAGDLAVVGSPTRNVGDIVSAGAAFLYDISDSANPVQIAELVDPAGQEFDRFGGAVAINGEIVVVGVDTTFNDAGRVLAFDAQSGALIGEAAPDMPVSDALYGGAVALDGDRLIVGASGDDSRATDAGAAYLFAFTSACRADLDGDGSLTIFDFLQFQNLFSLGDPTADFDNDGNLTLFDFLAFQNEFAAGC, from the coding sequence ATGCGAGGATGTACCGGAAGCCGTTGCTGTGTCATCGGGGTGATCGTGGCTTTGTGCCTGTCGGCGCCGGTACTGGCGCAGTTCGAAGAAGTCGCTGCACTGCGGCCGGGAGACCTCGAAGAATCCGACGAATTCGGATCCGCTGTCGCGCTCCTGGACGATCGATTGCTCATCAGCGCCCCGGGCGCCGATGGCACGCCGGGATCGGGCGACAGGCAGGGCGCGGCGTACCTGTTCGACGTCGCGACGCGAACGCTCGTGGCCAGACTCGCCGATGCAGGCTTCGGCCTGTTCGAGGATTACGGAGCGTCGGTCGCGCTCGGACCGACGGTGGCGATCGTCGGCGCTCCGAACGGTGACCTCGGCGGCTCCGATGGGCTGATCTTCATCTACGACGCGCGGGACGGCACGCTACAGGATTTGTATCGTGTCGGTGGCCTGGACGCGACCGATGACTTCGGCGGCGCTGTCGCCATCGACGGCGAGGTTGCCGTTGTCGGCGCGATCCGCGCCGATGGCGTACAAACCAACTCGGGTGCGGCGTTCTTGATCGACCTGACCGACCCGACGGATCCGCAGGAACTGTCCCAACTGGATCCGGCCGATGGCCGATTCTCCGATGAGATCGGTACCGCCGTCGCCATCGACGGGAATCTGGTGCTCGTCGGCGCTCCCCGAAAAGGGGTCGCCGGGGCCGCATACCTCTTCGACATCACCGATCCCGCGGCACCGATCGAACTCGTGAAGATGACCCCTCCGGGCACTGGCAGCGGTGGCCTGTTTGGCGCCGCTCTTGCCATCGCAGGCGACCTTGCGGTCGTCGGATCGCCAACTCGGAACGTGGGCGACATCGTCAGCGCCGGCGCTGCATTCCTGTATGACATCAGCGATTCCGCGAACCCGGTCCAGATTGCCGAACTGGTGGATCCAGCCGGCCAGGAGTTTGATCGCTTCGGCGGCGCAGTGGCCATCAATGGCGAGATCGTGGTCGTCGGCGTCGATACGACCTTCAACGACGCGGGCAGGGTGCTCGCCTTCGATGCCCAATCCGGGGCGCTGATCGGCGAGGCCGCGCCCGACATGCCGGTGAGCGACGCCCTCTATGGCGGGGCGGTTGCCCTCGATGGTGATCGCCTTATCGTCGGCGCCAGCGGCGATGACTCGCGCGCCACCGATGCCGGCGCGGCGTACCTGTTCGCCTTCACAAGCGCATGCAGGGCCGACCTCGACGGCGACGGCTCGCTGACGATCTTCGACTTCCTCCAGTTCCAGAACCTCTTCAGC
- a CDS encoding GC-type dockerin domain-anchored protein: protein MHKPIALCALFAASSLAHAQLRVGIWNITHYDGEPELDGVFRTALFDEFDGRSFRPDVLLIQEINAAAATRHFLDVLNSDPRGGQDWARAAFFDGPRITDTALYYRTSKIRSATGIIASAAKASPGHPRHLARYTLELEGYSDATTHLVVYNTHMQAGSTALDEQRRLDEGIEFREDAQSLPEGTHFLIGGDLNVKRSTEPVYIEITEDRANNHGRVFDPIATPGEWVNNPAFVFVHTQDPFTQMDDRMDQILVCDDLIDGQGLDYLGDWTTPFSTRTFDDPNHSYRTWGNDGTSFNQIIRRRGNRMVGEAIASALFDSCGGESGHLPVYCDLLLPASVTSAPRLNFGRVAIGTELQVSLTVSHAGDVDRWQRNDTIAAPPGGLQPLRYTLVGDGPIGVPAGEFTEDAGGAGNGHAISIDTSSIGRFEATVRIESNDPDEPVRSVRVVGEIVACAADLDGDGGLTVFDLLAFQNLFDAGDLAADFDGDGELTLFDFLAFQSAFNAGC from the coding sequence ATGCACAAGCCAATTGCACTGTGTGCACTCTTCGCTGCGTCTTCCCTGGCCCACGCCCAGCTGCGCGTTGGCATCTGGAATATCACCCACTACGACGGCGAGCCCGAGTTGGACGGCGTTTTCCGTACGGCCCTTTTCGACGAATTCGACGGCCGCAGCTTCCGGCCCGACGTGTTGCTGATCCAGGAAATCAACGCGGCAGCGGCGACGCGGCATTTCCTGGACGTGCTCAACAGCGACCCTCGCGGTGGGCAGGACTGGGCGCGGGCGGCGTTCTTCGATGGGCCGCGCATCACCGACACGGCCCTCTACTACCGAACGAGCAAGATCCGCAGCGCCACGGGCATCATCGCCTCGGCGGCCAAGGCGTCGCCCGGACACCCGCGGCACCTTGCCCGGTACACGCTCGAACTCGAGGGCTACTCCGACGCCACGACGCACCTGGTGGTGTATAACACGCACATGCAGGCGGGCAGCACCGCACTGGACGAGCAGCGGCGCCTTGACGAGGGCATCGAGTTTCGCGAGGATGCCCAATCGTTGCCCGAGGGCACGCACTTCCTCATCGGCGGGGATCTGAACGTCAAGCGGTCGACCGAGCCGGTGTACATCGAGATCACAGAGGACCGCGCGAACAATCATGGCCGCGTGTTCGATCCCATCGCCACGCCGGGAGAGTGGGTGAACAACCCGGCGTTCGTGTTCGTGCACACCCAGGACCCGTTCACGCAGATGGACGACCGGATGGACCAGATCCTGGTCTGCGACGACCTGATCGACGGCCAGGGGCTGGACTATCTGGGCGATTGGACCACACCCTTCAGCACGAGGACCTTTGACGACCCGAACCACAGCTACCGCACCTGGGGCAACGACGGCACCAGCTTCAACCAGATCATCCGACGGCGGGGCAACCGCATGGTCGGCGAGGCCATCGCCAGCGCCCTGTTCGACTCGTGCGGCGGCGAGAGCGGCCATCTTCCCGTGTACTGCGATCTCCTGCTGCCCGCAAGCGTAACCAGCGCACCGCGATTGAACTTCGGGCGGGTCGCCATCGGCACGGAACTTCAAGTTTCGCTGACCGTCTCGCACGCCGGCGACGTTGATCGCTGGCAGCGCAACGACACGATCGCCGCGCCGCCCGGTGGACTCCAGCCGCTGCGTTACACACTCGTGGGCGATGGCCCTATTGGCGTGCCGGCGGGCGAATTCACCGAGGATGCCGGCGGCGCGGGCAACGGCCACGCGATCTCGATCGACACATCCTCCATTGGCCGTTTCGAAGCGACGGTCCGCATCGAGAGCAACGACCCCGATGAGCCCGTTCGGTCGGTACGCGTGGTGGGCGAGATCGTGGCATGTGCGGCCGACCTCGATGGCGACGGCGGGCTGACCGTGTTCGACTTGCTGGCCTTCCAGAACTTATTCGACGCAGGCGATCTGGCCGCGGATTTCGACGGCGACGGTGAACTGACGCTCTTCGACTTCCTCGCGTTCCAGAGCGCGTTCAACGCTGGCTGCTAA
- a CDS encoding ABC transporter permease — protein sequence MMTQTMALLVDAYRELCAKKLFWITMILSVLVVAAFAMVGINEKGLTFLWFQIPADAFGVPLTSETLPPGLLYLTMFSSLAVPYWLSWIAIILGLVSTAGMIPDLIQSGTIEAVLSRPIGRIRLLLTKFAGGLLFMTLQVGVFSLLAFLVIGIRGGAWAFEVFLAVPIVVLMFSYLFAICVLLGMITRSTIAALLLTVLIWMVIFIVNMGDAIAVSIHENIRAQERVQVARVERMERNATQVLLEERNAERTDQGLEPLAALDPPPTADELEGKDIRLASNKLELEELRSGEKLASRWRQGIYAAKTLLPKTQETINLLERWTVDREALREIGGDVPEDEELRAREEGQQATADELGNRPLWWILGTSLLFEAIVLGIAAFIFKRRDF from the coding sequence ATGATGACCCAGACGATGGCACTGCTCGTCGATGCGTACCGCGAGTTGTGCGCCAAGAAGCTGTTCTGGATCACCATGATCCTGAGCGTGCTGGTCGTGGCCGCGTTCGCCATGGTGGGCATCAACGAGAAGGGACTCACGTTCCTGTGGTTCCAGATTCCCGCCGACGCCTTCGGCGTGCCGCTGACCAGCGAGACGCTGCCGCCGGGCCTGCTGTATCTTACGATGTTCTCGAGCCTGGCCGTCCCGTATTGGCTGAGTTGGATCGCCATCATCCTCGGGTTAGTCTCGACGGCAGGGATGATTCCAGACCTCATCCAGAGCGGCACCATCGAGGCGGTTCTCAGCCGCCCGATCGGACGCATCCGCCTGCTCCTGACCAAGTTTGCCGGCGGACTGCTGTTCATGACGCTGCAAGTCGGCGTGTTCAGCCTCCTGGCGTTCCTGGTCATCGGCATCCGCGGCGGGGCATGGGCGTTCGAAGTCTTCCTGGCCGTACCGATCGTGGTGCTGATGTTCAGCTACCTCTTCGCGATATGCGTGTTGCTGGGCATGATCACGCGATCAACGATTGCGGCATTGCTGTTGACGGTGCTGATCTGGATGGTGATCTTCATCGTGAACATGGGCGACGCCATCGCCGTGAGCATCCACGAGAACATCAGAGCCCAGGAACGCGTCCAGGTCGCCCGCGTCGAGCGAATGGAGCGAAACGCAACGCAGGTGTTGCTCGAAGAGCGCAACGCCGAGCGGACCGACCAGGGGCTTGAGCCCCTCGCAGCGCTCGACCCGCCGCCGACCGCCGACGAACTCGAAGGCAAGGACATCCGGCTCGCATCGAACAAGCTCGAGCTCGAAGAGTTGCGGTCGGGCGAGAAGCTCGCCAGCCGCTGGCGCCAGGGCATCTACGCCGCCAAGACGCTGCTGCCCAAAACGCAGGAGACCATCAACCTGCTCGAACGCTGGACGGTCGACCGGGAAGCTTTGCGGGAGATCGGCGGCGACGTCCCGGAAGATGAAGAGCTGCGCGCACGGGAAGAGGGCCAGCAGGCCACCGCCGATGAGTTGGGCAACCGACCGCTCTGGTGGATTCTCGGCACGAGCCTGCTCTTCGAGGCAATCGTGCTCGGGATCGCGGCCTTCATCTTCAAACGCCGGGACTTTTAA
- a CDS encoding ABC transporter ATP-binding protein produces the protein MSEAVVSVRDIQKRYGGLGRKVHALRGVSMDVPKGSIFGLLGPNGAGKSTLVKILITAVKRSGGEGTLLGKPIGRKDVLARVGYLPEHHNMPKHLTGRQVIEFFGAMTRMPRADRKRRANELLELVRMSDWHNKKVGGYSKGMRQRIGIAQALVADPDLVILDEPTDGVDPVGRRDIRLVLQQMRDEGRTVFINSHLLGELEMVCDTVAIMHKGEVVSMGSIDSLTEGMLRYEIEVDKTEPMSLVRSVLNEKGTLPSGESVEANANRLWIGTTDAAAIQPVLDAIRTKGGIIKEVRTHRPSLEDLFMQAVADDDSPGAAQQARGGSRS, from the coding sequence ATGAGCGAAGCCGTCGTCTCGGTCCGCGACATCCAGAAGCGCTATGGGGGCCTGGGCAGGAAGGTGCATGCCCTGCGCGGCGTCTCGATGGACGTGCCCAAGGGCTCGATCTTCGGCCTGTTGGGGCCCAACGGCGCCGGCAAGAGCACGCTGGTCAAGATCCTCATCACCGCCGTCAAGCGGAGCGGTGGAGAGGGAACGCTGCTGGGCAAGCCCATTGGCCGAAAGGACGTGCTCGCTCGCGTGGGCTACCTCCCCGAGCACCACAACATGCCCAAGCACCTGACCGGGCGACAGGTCATCGAGTTCTTCGGCGCCATGACCAGGATGCCGCGCGCCGACCGCAAGCGACGGGCCAACGAACTGCTTGAACTGGTCCGCATGAGCGACTGGCACAACAAGAAGGTCGGCGGCTATTCCAAGGGCATGCGTCAGCGGATCGGCATCGCCCAGGCCCTGGTGGCCGATCCGGACCTGGTGATCCTCGATGAGCCGACCGACGGCGTTGACCCGGTGGGCCGGCGCGACATCAGGCTGGTGCTTCAGCAGATGCGCGACGAGGGCCGCACGGTCTTCATCAACAGCCACCTGCTGGGCGAACTCGAAATGGTGTGCGACACCGTGGCGATCATGCACAAGGGCGAGGTCGTCTCGATGGGATCGATCGACAGCCTGACCGAGGGCATGCTGCGCTACGAGATCGAGGTTGACAAGACTGAACCCATGTCGCTCGTGCGCAGCGTCCTCAACGAGAAGGGCACGCTTCCGTCGGGCGAGTCCGTTGAGGCGAACGCGAATCGACTGTGGATTGGTACGACCGACGCGGCCGCCATCCAGCCCGTGCTCGACGCCATCCGGACCAAGGGCGGCATCATCAAGGAAGTACGCACGCATCGGCCCTCGCTGGAGGACTTGTTCATGCAGGCCGTCGCCGACGACGACAGCCCGGGCGCGGCCCAGCAGGCCAGGGGGGGGAGCCGATCATGA
- a CDS encoding class I SAM-dependent methyltransferase, whose translation MRHPWDELSRMDGPPSAFACAHTRDWPGYFKAVAGKEPRETLLKALELFEAPGFAIDLGCGEGRDTVELLDRGWRVLAIDGHEMAVDLTHHHPRLPAGARERLEIRHAEMEVVDLPACDLLNASFSLPFCRPEKFDELWGRIHAAIRPGGVFAGQLFGDKDTWATLPDRSHQTRRRVGELFRGRYKLEHFEEVERDGQDARGNSKHWHVFHVVARRCPNAAANPGGEHPTTTPGGSCP comes from the coding sequence GTGCGCCATCCGTGGGACGAACTTTCTCGCATGGACGGTCCGCCGTCGGCCTTCGCCTGCGCCCACACCCGAGACTGGCCGGGCTACTTCAAGGCCGTTGCGGGCAAGGAACCCCGCGAGACGCTGCTGAAGGCCCTCGAGCTCTTCGAGGCCCCGGGCTTCGCCATCGATCTTGGCTGTGGCGAGGGGCGCGACACCGTCGAACTGCTGGACCGAGGCTGGCGGGTGCTGGCGATCGACGGTCACGAAATGGCCGTCGACCTGACGCACCATCACCCGCGCCTGCCAGCCGGGGCACGCGAGCGGCTGGAGATCCGCCACGCCGAGATGGAAGTTGTCGACCTCCCCGCGTGCGACCTGCTGAACGCCAGCTTCAGCTTGCCCTTCTGCCGGCCAGAAAAGTTCGACGAACTCTGGGGCCGCATCCATGCGGCGATCCGGCCCGGCGGGGTGTTCGCGGGCCAGCTGTTCGGCGATAAGGACACCTGGGCGACGTTGCCCGATCGGAGCCACCAGACGCGTCGACGGGTGGGCGAGTTGTTCCGCGGTCGCTACAAGCTCGAGCACTTTGAAGAGGTCGAGCGCGATGGCCAGGATGCCCGGGGCAACTCCAAGCACTGGCACGTGTTCCACGTGGTTGCACGCCGATGCCCCAATGCCGCTGCAAACCCGGGCGGCGAACACCCAACAACGACGCCCGGGGGGAGTTGCCCATGA